The genomic window CCGCGGGGTAGCTTGTCGACTAGTGCTGCATTGTGTTCTGCACTGGTGGACAAGCCACCAGTGGCACTCTGCCTGGGAACGGCCACACTCGAGAGAAGGGGGGCGACAGCAGTGCTAGCGCAGCACGCGCAAGCTTTCCACCGGAAGAATCGCGTTCAGGCTCCCGGAGCGAAAGCCTTCCAGATCGAGCGTGACGTACTGGAAGCCGAAACGCTTCAATTGCTCGACCAGTTGCCCGCGCACCTCGGGCTGGGCCAATCGCGGCAGGGCCTCGAGTGGTACTTCGAGCCGTGCCAGATTGCCTTTGTGGTAACGGACCCGGATTTCGCGCAGGCCCAGCGCGTGGAGCACGCGTTCGGCCTGATCGATCATATGCACGCGCTCGGGCGTGACCTCTTCGCCATAGGCGATGCGGCTGCTCAGGCAGGGGCTGGCCGGCTTGTCCCAAACGGGCAAGCTCCAAGCGGCCGCCAATTGGCGAACCTCGTCTTTCGACAGATCGCATTCCAAGAGGGGGCTGTGCACCTGGTGCTCAGCCGCGGCAATCATTCCCGGCCGATGATCGCCTCGATCGTCGAGGTTCGCGCCGTTGAGCACCACCGCGACACCAAACCGTTCTGTCACGCCGGACAGTTGTGTGTACAGCTCGGTCTTGCAGTGGTAGCAACGATCGGGCGCGTTAGCCAGATAAGCCGGATCGTTGAACTCCTCGGTCGTCATGACCTCGTGGCGAATGCCGATCAACTGGGCAAGCGAGCGGGCTTCGTCGAGCTCACCCGACGCGAGACTGGCGCTGGTGCCCGTTACGGCAATGGCCCGGTCGCCGAGCGCCAACTGAGCGGCCTTGGCGACGACCGTGCTGTCGACTCCGCCGGAGAAAGCGACGGCACACGAACCATAGCCGCGGATCAACGCGAGCAACCGATCTCGCTTGGCGAGCAGCTCGGGCGCCAGTTCCGTCGGTCGTGAAGCCATGGTCTCAATCGCGCGGCCCTTAAGCACGCGCCGTCCGGAAAACTCCGACGGGAGCCATCTTGGGCGACCGCCTGAAAGGTATTCGGCCGGCGAGAAATGCGCGGGCGCGCACGCCTGCGAAAAAAATCTCCACCGCAATGCCGTGGCGACGCGGTTTTCGAGAGCCCGCATTCCAACATGGGGGTGGCCTCGATCCCGGGTTGTGTGATCCGAGCGTTGGTTCCGGACTTTTCGTCCGGACGCCGGCTATACACGCGGCCGAGATCTTAACGAATTGGCACCC from Pirellulales bacterium includes these protein-coding regions:
- the larE gene encoding ATP-dependent sacrificial sulfur transferase LarE, coding for MASRPTELAPELLAKRDRLLALIRGYGSCAVAFSGGVDSTVVAKAAQLALGDRAIAVTGTSASLASGELDEARSLAQLIGIRHEVMTTEEFNDPAYLANAPDRCYHCKTELYTQLSGVTERFGVAVVLNGANLDDRGDHRPGMIAAAEHQVHSPLLECDLSKDEVRQLAAAWSLPVWDKPASPCLSSRIAYGEEVTPERVHMIDQAERVLHALGLREIRVRYHKGNLARLEVPLEALPRLAQPEVRGQLVEQLKRFGFQYVTLDLEGFRSGSLNAILPVESLRVLR